Proteins encoded in a region of the Parerythrobacter aestuarii genome:
- a CDS encoding nitronate monooxygenase: MAFRMTEMVGCEFPLFAFSHCRDVVAAVSRAGGFGVVGAVSSTPEQLEQELSWIDDHVDGKPYGVDVLIPEVQAVKMDITADQIIAQIPDKYRDFTRAILREAGIAEENAAPMGGSQRPNTSLGQELLEVAFNHPVRLIANALGTAPPEMIEAGKKRGIPVAALVGAKEHAMKQIAAGVDIIVAQGGEGGGHCGDVSTVVLIPEVLDAIAEAGADIPVLAAGGIMTGKQMAGMMAMGADGAWCGSVWLATSEAETTEVFREKMIAASSRDTIRSKHRTGKYSRQLRSAWHYKWEEAEIPALPMPLMMLLSEPTLRAIDKASVNGNRAAQELATYFVGQGVGMVKEQRGAGQVVQDFKEDFAAAYERMMGLLE; the protein is encoded by the coding sequence ATGGCTTTCCGCATGACAGAGATGGTGGGATGCGAATTCCCGCTGTTTGCCTTTTCGCATTGCCGCGACGTTGTCGCCGCTGTCAGCCGCGCCGGCGGTTTCGGCGTGGTCGGCGCCGTCAGTTCGACGCCCGAGCAGCTTGAACAGGAGCTGAGCTGGATCGACGACCATGTCGACGGCAAGCCCTACGGCGTCGATGTGCTGATCCCTGAAGTGCAGGCAGTGAAGATGGACATCACCGCCGACCAGATCATCGCCCAGATCCCTGACAAGTACCGCGATTTCACCCGCGCGATCTTGCGCGAGGCGGGGATTGCCGAAGAGAACGCTGCGCCAATGGGCGGCTCGCAGCGGCCTAACACGTCACTCGGGCAGGAACTGCTGGAGGTCGCGTTCAACCATCCTGTGCGCCTGATCGCCAATGCGCTGGGCACTGCTCCGCCGGAGATGATTGAGGCCGGCAAGAAGCGCGGTATCCCGGTCGCGGCGCTGGTCGGCGCGAAGGAGCACGCGATGAAGCAGATCGCTGCCGGGGTCGACATTATCGTCGCGCAGGGCGGCGAAGGCGGCGGGCATTGTGGAGACGTGAGCACGGTTGTGCTGATCCCCGAAGTGCTCGACGCGATTGCCGAGGCCGGGGCCGACATTCCCGTGCTCGCCGCCGGCGGGATCATGACCGGCAAGCAGATGGCCGGGATGATGGCGATGGGAGCCGACGGCGCATGGTGCGGCAGCGTGTGGCTCGCCACCAGCGAGGCCGAGACGACCGAAGTCTTCCGCGAGAAGATGATCGCGGCTTCCAGCCGTGACACCATCCGCTCCAAGCACCGGACCGGCAAATACAGCCGCCAGCTGCGCAGCGCGTGGCACTACAAGTGGGAAGAGGCGGAGATCCCCGCACTGCCCATGCCGTTGATGATGCTGCTTTCCGAACCGACCCTTCGCGCGATCGACAAGGCCAGCGTCAACGGCAACCGCGCGGCGCAGGAACTGGCAACCTATTTCGTCGGGCAGGGCGTCGGCATGGTCAAGGAACAGCGCGGCGCGGGCCAGGTGGTGCAGGATTTCAAGGAAGACTTTGCCGCCGCCTATGAACGGATGATGGGGCTGCTCGAATGA
- a CDS encoding phospholipase effector Tle1 domain-containing protein — translation MAKRLVFCFDGTWNELAVDEPTNVAKIAQMVRPTARDGRAQIVYYDEGIGTNTNWINRKYQGATGNGLMLKLRDAYRFLTFNYEPGDEIYAFGFSRGAFTARSFVGLVRHAGILDVISANQIERAIAIYRSAPAGRTNEESPEALDFRLANCRSMCVSDKDRRLRIERDPAGGYENAAMLDIRYVGVWDTVAALGVPAFLPGAKAINDKYGFHDAILTSKIKSARHAVAIDEERLTFRPTLFSRERLDELNALARKEHGKDFEEWEVPYQERWFPGVHGAVGGGGANLGLSDGALEWVLAGAKRAGLEVRDDEDSQTFRLNPDPFDWLQNDPAKRGNSIVRRLLGLVQSPRQGPERIDQVALPTLQRWDAPDEALPEGKRYRPESLAKVAEAIDEWVANRELEFKSEYVVQRGDTLYKIAREFLGDGMRYPEIFNANRDRISDPDHILPGMRLRVTQAITSPEIP, via the coding sequence TTGGCGAAACGGCTGGTATTCTGCTTCGACGGAACGTGGAACGAACTCGCTGTGGACGAGCCGACCAATGTCGCCAAGATCGCGCAGATGGTCCGCCCAACGGCGCGCGATGGCCGCGCTCAGATTGTCTATTATGACGAAGGCATCGGCACCAACACCAACTGGATCAACCGCAAGTATCAGGGTGCGACCGGTAACGGATTGATGCTCAAGCTGCGCGATGCCTATCGCTTCCTAACGTTCAACTACGAGCCCGGCGACGAAATCTACGCCTTCGGGTTTTCTCGCGGCGCATTCACCGCGCGGTCCTTTGTCGGGCTGGTGCGCCACGCCGGGATCCTCGATGTCATCAGCGCCAACCAGATTGAGCGGGCGATTGCCATTTATCGCAGCGCACCGGCGGGCCGGACGAACGAGGAATCGCCTGAAGCACTGGACTTCCGGCTCGCCAATTGCCGCAGCATGTGCGTCAGTGACAAGGATCGCCGCCTGCGGATCGAGCGTGATCCCGCCGGGGGGTATGAAAACGCAGCCATGCTCGACATCCGCTATGTCGGTGTGTGGGACACAGTCGCAGCGCTGGGGGTCCCGGCTTTCCTGCCCGGAGCAAAGGCCATCAATGACAAATACGGCTTCCACGACGCGATTCTGACCAGCAAGATCAAGTCGGCGCGGCACGCAGTGGCAATCGACGAGGAACGGCTGACCTTCCGCCCCACGCTGTTTTCCCGCGAGCGGCTCGACGAGCTCAACGCGCTGGCCCGCAAGGAACACGGTAAGGATTTCGAGGAATGGGAAGTGCCCTACCAGGAGCGCTGGTTCCCCGGCGTCCATGGGGCGGTCGGTGGCGGCGGGGCCAACCTGGGGCTGTCAGACGGAGCCCTCGAATGGGTGCTGGCAGGCGCCAAGCGTGCCGGGCTGGAAGTGCGCGATGACGAGGATTCCCAGACCTTCAGGCTCAATCCCGATCCGTTTGACTGGTTGCAGAACGATCCGGCCAAGCGCGGCAACAGCATTGTCAGACGGCTGCTCGGGCTGGTCCAGTCGCCCCGGCAAGGGCCGGAGCGGATCGACCAGGTGGCGCTGCCGACATTGCAGCGCTGGGACGCTCCGGATGAGGCCTTGCCGGAAGGCAAGCGCTACCGGCCCGAATCGCTCGCCAAGGTGGCAGAGGCGATCGACGAATGGGTTGCCAACCGCGAACTCGAATTCAAATCGGAATACGTCGTGCAGAGGGGTGATACGCTCTACAAGATCGCCCGCGAATTCCTGGGTGACGGCATGCGCTACCCGGAAATCTTTAACGCCAATCGTGACCGGATTTCCGATCCCGACCACATCCTGCCCGGCATGCGCCTGCGGGTCACACAGGCCATCACCAGCCCCGAAATCCCATAG
- a CDS encoding flavin-containing monooxygenase, with amino-acid sequence MSAQALPRVCIIGAGCSGFTTAKRMKDYGIPFDIIEASDDIGGNWYYKNPNGMSACYQSLHIDTSKWRLAFEDYPVPDEWPDYPSHEQLLQYFHDYVAHFRLRKHIQFNTRVEKAERRADGGWDIILSDGEKRFYDALVVANGHHWDARIPEYPGHFDGPQIHSHAYCTPTDPIDCMGKRVLVVGLGNSSMDISSELSQRTVAKKLFVSARHGVWIFPKYYQGQPLDKNPAPAWMPKGLRQWLGGRLVKKLVGRMSDYGLPEPEIGPFESHGTVSGEFLVRAGSGDLTMKPGIEKLDGDGVVFTDGSREELDVIIWATGYDISFPFFTDPALKADEDNRPPALFKRIMKPDVPDLFYLGLGQPLPTLVNFAEQQSKLVAAYLAGQYAPPSADAMQRIISTDEEYHTGQYYNARRHTIQLDFDHYVRDLLKEIKAGAKRANAAGNSLPVDARASEPA; translated from the coding sequence ATGAGCGCGCAGGCGCTACCGCGCGTCTGCATCATCGGGGCCGGGTGCAGCGGCTTCACCACCGCCAAGCGGATGAAGGATTACGGCATCCCCTTCGATATCATCGAAGCCTCCGACGATATCGGCGGCAACTGGTACTACAAGAACCCCAACGGCATGTCGGCCTGTTACCAGAGCCTGCATATCGACACGTCGAAATGGCGGCTGGCGTTCGAAGATTACCCGGTGCCCGACGAGTGGCCGGATTATCCCAGCCACGAGCAATTGCTGCAGTATTTCCACGATTACGTCGCGCATTTCCGGCTGCGCAAACACATCCAGTTCAACACGCGCGTCGAGAAAGCCGAGCGCCGCGCCGATGGCGGCTGGGACATCATCCTGTCGGACGGCGAAAAGCGTTTCTATGACGCGCTGGTCGTCGCCAACGGGCACCACTGGGATGCACGCATTCCCGAATATCCCGGCCATTTCGACGGGCCGCAGATCCATAGCCATGCCTATTGCACTCCCACCGACCCCATCGATTGCATGGGCAAGCGCGTGCTGGTGGTCGGGCTCGGCAACAGCTCGATGGATATCTCCTCCGAGCTGTCGCAGCGGACCGTGGCCAAGAAGCTGTTCGTTTCTGCGCGGCACGGGGTATGGATCTTCCCGAAGTATTACCAGGGCCAGCCGCTCGACAAGAACCCGGCCCCGGCGTGGATGCCCAAGGGCCTCAGGCAATGGCTGGGCGGCCGGCTGGTCAAGAAGCTGGTCGGCAGGATGAGCGACTATGGCCTGCCCGAGCCTGAGATCGGCCCGTTCGAAAGCCATGGCACCGTCAGCGGCGAATTCCTCGTCCGGGCCGGATCAGGCGACCTGACCATGAAGCCGGGGATCGAAAAACTCGACGGGGACGGCGTGGTGTTCACCGACGGCAGCCGCGAGGAACTCGACGTCATCATCTGGGCCACCGGCTATGACATCAGCTTCCCCTTCTTCACCGATCCCGCGCTCAAGGCAGACGAAGACAACCGCCCGCCCGCGCTATTCAAGCGGATCATGAAGCCCGATGTGCCGGACCTGTTTTACCTCGGGCTGGGCCAACCGCTGCCGACGCTGGTCAATTTCGCCGAGCAGCAATCGAAGCTGGTGGCGGCCTATCTGGCCGGGCAGTACGCCCCGCCCTCAGCCGACGCGATGCAGCGCATCATCTCGACCGACGAGGAATATCACACCGGGCAGTATTACAACGCCCGGCGCCACACGATCCAGCTCGACTTCGATCACTACGTGCGTGACCTGCTCAAGGAGATAAAGGCTGGCGCGAAGCGGGCCAATGCAGCGGGCAATAGCCTTCCCGTCGATGCCAGAGCGAGCGAGCCGGCCTGA